TGATCTTGCTGTAGTAGAGCAGGCTTCAACTGCAGTTGACGGACAGATTATTGTGGCTGTAATAGATGATGCTATTACCCTTAAACGTTATTATAAAGAGTCTGCAAGAATTCGTCTTCAGCCGGAAAATCCAGATTTCCAGGCTATTTATTGTACAGACGTTCGTATTGTTGGAATTCTGTCAAATATCGTAAGAACTTACTAAAATATCAGGCAGCAGAATTATATGGCAGCAGCAGGTCCTATTTATCTTTACACTGGTCCGGAGTTCGGTAAGCGCAACGAAGCAGTTGACGCTGTAAAAGCCGCTCATAAAAAACAGTTCGGTGTAATAGACGAGCATTCATTCTATCTTCTCGAAACTCCTTTTAGTGAAGTTATGACAATTCTTCAGAGCGGCACTTTGTTTTCTGATGGTGTTTGTGTTGTCTGTAAGAATGCAGAACTTATAAAGAAGAAAGATGAGATTCAGATGATTTCGGACTGGCTGAAAAATCCAGAGCCATCTGCAATTCTGATTCTTGTATCAGATGAAATCAGTGTAGATTCAAAACTTGAAAAACTTATTCCAACTGCAAACCGCAAAAAGTTCTGGGAAATGTTTGAGAGCGATAAGCTGCCTTGGGTAACAAGTTATTTCAGCAAAAACGGTTACCGTATACAGCAGGGCGCGGCCAAACTGATTTTAGAATTAATAGAAAATAATACGCAGTCTCTCGCTGCCGAGTGCTCAAGATTCTTCGTTCTTTTCCCAAAAGACCACGAAATCAACGAGGCGGATGTAGACTCTGTTCTAACTCACAGCCGTGAAGAAAACGCTTTCAGCCTTTTCCGTGAGCTGGCCAACAGCGCCGATGCTGCGCCTGTTCGTCTTGAAAAAGGCCTTCAGATTCTTCAGAAAATCAGACTTTCAAAAGAAAATTCTTCTGTAATGATTATTGCAGGACTCGCTTCATGCTTTAGAAAACTTCAGGACTGGCATAAACGCGGAGAGCAGGCAATTCCGCAAGCAATGCTTCAGAAACAGTACAGGAGTGCAGCTAAGGTGTGGACAATGGGACAGTCTGCGGCAATTCTTGCAGTGCTTGCCTCAACAGATATGGAGATTCGTTCCGGTGGTTCTCAAATGGAAGATGTTCTTCTTCAGAAAATGCTTTATGAAATAGTTATTAAAAATGGAGCTCAGCTGTCTACTCTATCTCAAGAGTACTAAGCAGTTCTTTTAATGCCTTCAGCTCTTCTGCTGTAAAGGTAGAACCTTTTCCCATTTTCTGGTGGTCAGGGGACCAGCTGCGTAAATCATATTTAGCAGGTCTGCCACCCCATGATACAAGGTTCAGTTCAAGATTCCAGCCGCCTTTTCCTTCGGCAACAGTTCCAAGATTTTTTTCAATCTTAAAAGAGAAATCATCTGCCATGACTGCCTCCTTAAAAAAAATTTGTAATTTTTTTTACATTGAGTTGTTATAATTCTGTATACTTTAATTATCGTTGTAAGATTGGCGTAATTATAGTAAAATATAATAAAATAACTATTGTGAGGTAAAATATGAAGAAAGTTAGTATAATTCTTCTTTCTATTTTCACTCTTTTGTTCTTTATTTCCTGCGGTTCAAAACCTGCTGCTGAAGAACAGAAGCCAGCAGCTCCCGAGGTAAAGGAAGCTATAGAAGATGTATCAGAAAATGTTGTAGATGAGAGTCTTACAAAAGCTGCTAAACTTGCTCAGCTTATGGAACAAATCAATGATGCGAGAAAAGCTGCTATTGAAGCAGGTGCTGATAGAAATTGTCCGGAGCAGATGAGTAAGCTCGATTACCTTCTTTCTGGTCTTAAAGACAGTGACAATCCGGAAAAGGCTGCACAGTCAATCATTGACAGATATAACCTTCTTGCAAATTACAGCAAGGCAGTTGATGCAAAGAAAGAAATTGACGAAAGCGGTTTTGCTTCTTATGCACAGAATAACTACGATAGAGGTGTAAGCAGCCTCAATAAGGTAGAAGCTGCTTTTGAAGCTGATTCAGATGATTTTGATAAGTCAGTTTTTGCAGAAGCAGAAAATGCACTTAAAGATTTTAATACAGTTATCAACGTAGCTTATAAGAAGCTTGCAAAAGAAGAACGCGATGCTGCAATGGAAGCAAAGAAAAAGGCAGATAGCGTAAAAGCTGGTGTTGCCCGCAAAGCAGAGTATAAAGAAGCAGCAGATCTTATTCAGACTGGCGATTCACTCTATGCAATGCAGAATGCAAAGAAAGCTGTTGATAAATATAAAGATGCAAAAACAAAGTTTACATATCTTTATGAAGATGTAGCTGCTAAGCGTGCTGCTGCACAGGCTGCAATTGAAGAAGCTAAAAAGCGTGTAGCAGAAAGTGAGAAGTTTGCTGAAGAAGCAGATGTTAAGGCTCCAATCACAGAAAAAGTTGAAGGTATCGAAGATGAAGATGCTGTTCTTCTTGAAGCTGATGATTATGAAGATCCAGAAAAGGCCGAGGCTGATATTGCTGAAGAGCTTGAGGATGATATTGATGAATCGGAGGCTAAGTAATTATGAAAAAGATTATTTCGATTTTAGTAATAGCATTACTTGCAGCTTCTGTATTTGCAGTTAGTTACAAGAATAATACATTCCAGAAGCTTGCAGATGAGTATACAAAGAAGGCTGAAATTGCACTTGATGCAGGACAGTATGATGATGCTGTAGAGTATTCTAAGAAGGCAGAAGAAAATGCCGCTCTTTCTGAAGCTTATATCAGAATGATGATGGCTCGTGGTGAAGCAGAAAATAATATTAAGCTTGCAAAGAATCAGATTGCATGGGCAGAAAAGATTGATGCTCCAAACACATTCCCAATGGCATATACTTCAGCAAAAGATAATCTTGAAAAGGCAGAAACTTCTTTCGAAGGTGAAGATTTTGAAAAGGCAAATGCTTATGCAAAGGCTTCACTTGCCGCTCTTGATGGAATCAGAGAAGTTACTCCACTTCCAGAGTTCTACATTGTAAAACCTTGGGCAGAAACAAAAGACTGTTACTGGAATATTTCTGGTCGTCCTTATGTTTACAACAACCCGTTGCTTTGGGAAAATCTTTATCAGGCAAACAAAAACAACATGCCAAAGCCTGAGGATCCAAACCTCATCCATCCAGGTATGAAGATGAAGATTCCAAGCCTTACTGGTGAATACCGAAAAGGCACATACGATCCAAAGAAAGAATACGAAACTTACGGTAAGTAATTTTCAGATACCCTCGGACTTGATCCGAGGGTCTTTTTTTATCTATATCTTTCCGCCGTTATGCTTAATATAAAGGCTCAACGCCATTCCCATAATGGCATGTGGGAACTGCTCAGTACCCATTCCTTCAAGAACTTCTTCTTTAGATAATTCCATACAGTTTATAAATTCATCATCATCAAGATTCTGTTTTCCTGTAGCCTTTAAATCCTGAGCGAGGTAGAAATGAACATGATTCTTAAAAAGAGCCGGATTTGGATTTACTGAACCGAGTTTAATAAGCATTCCTGCCTTAAAACCTGTTTCTTCTTCCAGTTCTCGGCGGGCAGCCTGTTCAGGTTCTTCTCCTTTATCAATTACGCCACCTGGGAATTCAACGCTTAATGCAGATTCACCATGACGCCACTGTTTTACCATAAGAAACTTATCATTGTGTTCTGGAATTACAATTACCCAGTCAGGAGCATCCATTATGATGTAATCACCTTCTGTTCCATCAGAAGAAACGTTATGTCGTTTTGTAACAGTACAGACAACGGTTTTTAAAAGTGGTTCGGAAGGTCCTTCTTTCCATTTAAGTTTTTCATCTTCGGGCAGAAAATAATTTTTCATAAAAAATCTCCGTTACTTTTTGACAGATTCAAATTCTCGTTTTATCATATTATAGGGTTATAAACAGATTATTGAAATATCAACAGCCTGTTTTTAATCAAATTTTTATTTCGAGAGGTGAACTTATGGCAGTAATTACAATTTCAAGACAGGTAGCAGCATTGGGTGATGAAGTAGCCGGCGAGCTTGCAAAAAGACTCGGCTATAAGTTCATCACAAGAAAGGAAATTGAAAAGAGAATTGTTGAACTTGGCTTTTCTGAGAACAAAATGCCGAAGTTTGACGAGCGTAAACCCGGATTCTTTGCATCTCTTACAAAAGACCGCGATGAATATCTGAATTATGCTCAATATGCAATCCTGGAAGCCGCAGAAAAGAAGAATGTGGTAATTATAGGACGTGGTGCTTTTGCTGTGCTTCAGAATGTACCGAATAATATTTCTGTGCGTCTTATAGCTGATGAAGCAACCCGTATCGATCGTCTACGTAAAGAATTTAACTGGGATGAAAAACAGGCTCTTCAGCGTATTCAGGAAAGTGATGCAAACAGAGCTGGTTTTCATTCAAGTTTTTATAACGTAGATATCAATGATCCTGTAAATTATCATGCAGTTCTTAATACCGGTCTTTTGAGCCTTGAACTTGCTGTTGATGTTATAGCTGAGCTCGTAGAAAAGAAGGTTACTATTAAGCAGGAAGAAGAGGGGAATAAGATTATTGATGATCTTTTGAAGGCTCAGACTGTTGTAAATAAGCTTTCTATGGAAAGAAAACTTAATATTGAGTTCATGCATGCTACAATTCAGGGAAATACAGTTGTTCTTCATGGAGTATCTGATTCTCCGGCAGTTGTAGAACAGGCTTTGCAGCTGATACGCGAAGAGATGCCAGGCTACGATGCAAAGTCCGCAGTAAGCATTATTCATGATTTCAAGACTTTCCAGTAGGATTATCGAGCGACTCTTATAGACTGCAGTAAGTCCTTCTAACTTGACTTTCTTTTCTATAAATTAGATAATATTTGTATGAAACTATCTAACAAGTTTACTTTTACTCGCATTATTTTTGCACCTATTTTCTTCTTATTATATTTCATCCCGATTTGGACAGGCTGCGGTACAAAGTTCTCTTTGTTGATTGCTATTCCTTGTCTTGTCTTTGCGGAATTTACAGACTACCTTGATGGACACTATGCCCGCAAGCATAATGAAGTAAGTGACTTTGGTAAACTTTTTGATCCGTTTGCTGATGTTGTGCTTCATCTGACTGCTTTTGTATGTCTCATGCATTCTGTAAAAAGCGGTATTTCATATATGCCGGTTTTGTTTTTTGTTTTAATCATGCTTCGTGAGTTCTCTCAGAACTTTTTAAGAATGGTTGCAGCAAAACAGGGAACTGCAATTGCAGCGCGAAAAGGCGGAAAGCTTAAGACAGTGGTTTATATAATTGCTGAGTTCTACGGAATTCTTCTTGAACTTATGCTTCGTATGGATATAGTTCCACAATTCTGGGGTGGTCTTAAAATTGGAGTTTATGTCCTTTTTGGAATCTGTGTAATCTTAAGTTATGCATCATTTATAGATTATTTGATTCATTTCGGAAAAATCTTAAAAGATATCTGATAAAACAAAAAGCGCGGTGTTATCCACCGCGCTTTTTTTATGCCTTTTGTTCTTTAGCAGGCTTCAATTGCAATCTTTTTAGGAGCTGCAATTGCTTTTTTAGCCATGTTGATAGTCAAAATACCGTTCTTAAAGTTTGCTTTGATAGACTCGGCATCAACATCTGTAGGAAGTGTAAAGCGGCGTTCAAAACTTGAACTTCGTCTTTCCTTAAGAATGTACTTAGTCTTTTTATCTTTCTTGTCCTCTTTAGTTTCTTTTGTCTCTTCAACCTTAGAGGCAATAGTAAGATTGTCGTGGTCAAGCTCGATATTTACGTCTTTTTCAGAACGGCCAGGCAATTCCATTTCCAGAGTGTAGGCGTTATCTTCTTCTTTTACGTCAACACGTGGAGTATTTGTACAATACATAACACTTGGAGTGTTACCCATCATGTCATTAAAAAGTGAATCAATAAATGAAAGTTCGTTCATATCTATACCTCTTTGTATTTAGATTTGTTTGTAAGTGTTTAGCTTACACTTTTATATATAGCAAATATCGTGCCAAGCATGCAGGATTGATTTAAAATAACGGCGAATCTGGCGCAAGGGAGCGGATTTGGGTGCAAAAAACACTTTGTGAGTTGCTACCGCGATAGCGGCAGTTTATAGTTTCTCTACAACTCACAACGTGTAGCGCCTTATGGCGCGTTTTTTGTACCTAAATACGTGACCGGAAGCCAAGTTTACGTTTATTTTATGATAATTAAGTGTGTCAAAATTACGCAGTTTCTATAAATAAAATGATACACTTTAGGTTAAAAGTGCACGCTTTTAGCGGAAAATAGTCTTAATGAGTGTTTTTATGTCCGCAATTCCCTGGTTATTGCCGTCCTGTGGGGGTAAAATCTGGTTGAAACCAAGGCTTTCTGCGGCTTTGATACGTTGTTTTGCTTTATTTACCGGGCGGATTTCACCTGCAAGGCTTAATTCTCCGAATACGGCAGTACCATTTTTTACTGCGATATCAGTTCTGGCAGAATAAAGTGCTGCAGCTAAGGCTGCATCTATGGCACTTTCGCTTAATTTTATGCCACCGGCAACGTTTACGTATATATCCTGATCAGAAAAACACAGTCCGCATCGTTTTTCGATGACGGCAGCAACCCTTGCAACTCGTCCGGAATCAATTTTTTCACTGTAAATACGTGAAACACTGGCTTTTGCAGGTACTGTAAGGGCCTGAATCTCTACTAAAAAGACTCTGCTGCCTTCAAAAACTGGTGTACAGGCTACTCCGGCAGGCTGATTTTCTTTTCTCTGTGTTAAAAAGAGAGATGCGGGATTTAAAACAGGTGTTAATCCTTTTTCACTCATGCTGAAAATACCTATTTCATCTACAGAACCAAAGCGATTCTTCTGTGCATGAAGGAATCTTATGTCATCTGCATTGCGTTCGAACGAAATTACAGTATCAACCATGTGTTCAAGTGACTTTGGACCGGCGATTGTACCTTCTTTTGTCACATGAGCTGTCATAATAAGCACTGAATCACGTTCTTTTGCCCAGGAAATGAACTCATTTGCACAATATTTAAGCTGATTAACGGTACCAGGTATAATTCCGGCTTCAGCACTATATATTGTCTGTATAGAATCTATAATAACAAAGGCTGGATTAAGTGAATCTAAGGCATCTAAAGAGTCTTCCAGGCGGGAAGTACACAAAATACTGATTCCATTGCAGGAAAGTTCCAGTCGGTCAGCTCTTTCTTTTATCTGTGCAGCTGATTCCTCGCCGCTTATATACAAAACTACTGCTCCAGACTGTGCAACACTGGCTGCTGTCTGTAAAAGCAGAGTAGATTTTCCGATTCCAGGTTCTCCTCCAAGCAGGATTGCAGAACGTTTTGTGGCTCCGCCTCCTAAAACACGGTCAAATTCGTCTATTCCTGTAGAAAGACGGCTGTTTTCCTGTGCTTTTACCGACGCAAGACCGACAGGCTTTTGCTTTTCAACTGCTTCACTGCCACGTCCTGCGGGTGTAACATTGTTTTTGTCGATTATGATTTCTTCAAGAGAGTTCCATTCTCCGCATTCCGGGCAGCGGCCAAGCCATCTTGGCTGTGTATAACCGCAGTTAGAACATCTGTAGCTTACAGATCCACTTTTTTTTGCCATAGTACCTCATTCGCTCGGATTTTTTTAAGGAATTTTTGTGAAATTTTCACAAAACTATTGACATCTGAATAAGATGGTATTATATTAAAGTCAGCTTGTAAATAAGCTGATAAACTCTCTCCGATGTCCAGCAACGCTGGACGGCAAGGTTCCCTTTTAGTGTTACTGTCTGGGAACCTTGTTTTATTTAACCTTGTGTAATTACTGATCCGGCTGCCACGCTTTCTGTAACCCAGGTGTTACCGCCAATGGTTGAACCGCGGCCAATAATAGTTTCACCACCGAGAATTGTTGCATTTGCGTAAATTGTTACATCATCTTCTATAGTAGGGTGTCTCTTCTTGTTCTGAAGATTCTTCTTAACGCTTAAAGCACCAAGTGTTACACCCTGATAAATCTTAACATTTGTTCCAATAATACAGGTTTCGCCAATAACAACACCGGTTCCGTGATCTATAAA
The Treponema bryantii DNA segment above includes these coding regions:
- a CDS encoding NUDIX hydrolase is translated as MKNYFLPEDEKLKWKEGPSEPLLKTVVCTVTKRHNVSSDGTEGDYIIMDAPDWVIVIPEHNDKFLMVKQWRHGESALSVEFPGGVIDKGEEPEQAARRELEEETGFKAGMLIKLGSVNPNPALFKNHVHFYLAQDLKATGKQNLDDDEFINCMELSKEEVLEGMGTEQFPHAIMGMALSLYIKHNGGKI
- the pgsA gene encoding CDP-diacylglycerol--glycerol-3-phosphate 3-phosphatidyltransferase — translated: MKLSNKFTFTRIIFAPIFFLLYFIPIWTGCGTKFSLLIAIPCLVFAEFTDYLDGHYARKHNEVSDFGKLFDPFADVVLHLTAFVCLMHSVKSGISYMPVLFFVLIMLREFSQNFLRMVAAKQGTAIAARKGGKLKTVVYIIAEFYGILLELMLRMDIVPQFWGGLKIGVYVLFGICVILSYASFIDYLIHFGKILKDI
- the holA gene encoding DNA polymerase III subunit delta — translated: MAAAGPIYLYTGPEFGKRNEAVDAVKAAHKKQFGVIDEHSFYLLETPFSEVMTILQSGTLFSDGVCVVCKNAELIKKKDEIQMISDWLKNPEPSAILILVSDEISVDSKLEKLIPTANRKKFWEMFESDKLPWVTSYFSKNGYRIQQGAAKLILELIENNTQSLAAECSRFFVLFPKDHEINEADVDSVLTHSREENAFSLFRELANSADAAPVRLEKGLQILQKIRLSKENSSVMIIAGLASCFRKLQDWHKRGEQAIPQAMLQKQYRSAAKVWTMGQSAAILAVLASTDMEIRSGGSQMEDVLLQKMLYEIVIKNGAQLSTLSQEY
- the radA gene encoding DNA repair protein RadA, whose protein sequence is MAKKSGSVSYRCSNCGYTQPRWLGRCPECGEWNSLEEIIIDKNNVTPAGRGSEAVEKQKPVGLASVKAQENSRLSTGIDEFDRVLGGGATKRSAILLGGEPGIGKSTLLLQTAASVAQSGAVVLYISGEESAAQIKERADRLELSCNGISILCTSRLEDSLDALDSLNPAFVIIDSIQTIYSAEAGIIPGTVNQLKYCANEFISWAKERDSVLIMTAHVTKEGTIAGPKSLEHMVDTVISFERNADDIRFLHAQKNRFGSVDEIGIFSMSEKGLTPVLNPASLFLTQRKENQPAGVACTPVFEGSRVFLVEIQALTVPAKASVSRIYSEKIDSGRVARVAAVIEKRCGLCFSDQDIYVNVAGGIKLSESAIDAALAAALYSARTDIAVKNGTAVFGELSLAGEIRPVNKAKQRIKAAESLGFNQILPPQDGNNQGIADIKTLIKTIFR
- a CDS encoding Hsp20/alpha crystallin family protein; translated protein: MNELSFIDSLFNDMMGNTPSVMYCTNTPRVDVKEEDNAYTLEMELPGRSEKDVNIELDHDNLTIASKVEETKETKEDKKDKKTKYILKERRSSSFERRFTLPTDVDAESIKANFKNGILTINMAKKAIAAPKKIAIEAC
- a CDS encoding AAA family ATPase, producing the protein MAVITISRQVAALGDEVAGELAKRLGYKFITRKEIEKRIVELGFSENKMPKFDERKPGFFASLTKDRDEYLNYAQYAILEAAEKKNVVIIGRGAFAVLQNVPNNISVRLIADEATRIDRLRKEFNWDEKQALQRIQESDANRAGFHSSFYNVDINDPVNYHAVLNTGLLSLELAVDVIAELVEKKVTIKQEEEGNKIIDDLLKAQTVVNKLSMERKLNIEFMHATIQGNTVVLHGVSDSPAVVEQALQLIREEMPGYDAKSAVSIIHDFKTFQ
- a CDS encoding LysM peptidoglycan-binding domain-containing protein; translation: MKKIISILVIALLAASVFAVSYKNNTFQKLADEYTKKAEIALDAGQYDDAVEYSKKAEENAALSEAYIRMMMARGEAENNIKLAKNQIAWAEKIDAPNTFPMAYTSAKDNLEKAETSFEGEDFEKANAYAKASLAALDGIREVTPLPEFYIVKPWAETKDCYWNISGRPYVYNNPLLWENLYQANKNNMPKPEDPNLIHPGMKMKIPSLTGEYRKGTYDPKKEYETYGK
- a CDS encoding YdbC family protein; this encodes MADDFSFKIEKNLGTVAEGKGGWNLELNLVSWGGRPAKYDLRSWSPDHQKMGKGSTFTAEELKALKELLSTLEIE